The genomic DNA GATCTGTTCGGGGGTTGCGTTGCGCGGATCGTCGACATAGCGCTTGAGCAGCAGCGCATAGCCCATGTCGGCGCCGCCGTTCTCGAAGGTGTCGCGCACGCCCTGCGTCACGGTCTGGGTGCTGCCGGCGGACCGGATCTGCTGCAGCGCGTCGTAGGCCTTGATGCCTTCGCGGATGCGCGTCTCGGCGCGCTTCACGAGCTCGTCGATGCCGGGGATCACGGTGTTGAGCGAGCGCGTGCCGATCAGCCCCATCACCGCCGGAATATGGATCGCGTAGTGCGTCTCGCGCGATTCCTGGTCGGGAAAACCGAAGGCGGTGAAGGCCGCCGGCGCGGGATGCGTCTCCCACATGGCCTCGATGGCGGCGAGCTTCATCTTCTGGTGTTCGGTCGACAGGTAGCCGCTCTCGTCGCCCAGCACCACCACCGACAGCGACGCCGCCAGGCCGAACGAGGCCGCCACCGTCATCGAGCGCTTGGCCAATTCGAGGTGGCGGCCCTTGAGCACGTACCAGGCCGACACGCCCAGCACGAACACCGCCGCGCACACATAGCCCGCCGACACGGTGTGCACGAACTTGGCCTGCGCCACCGGATTGGTCAGCACCGCGAAGAAGTCGGTCACCTCCATGCGCATGGTCTGCGGATTGAAGGCCGCGCCCACGGGGTTCTGCATCCAGCCGTTGGCGATGAGGATCCACAGCGCCGAGAAGTTGGAGCCGATGGCCACGGCCCAGGTGGCGATCAGGTGGCCCACCTTGGAGAGCTTGTCCCAGCCGAAGAAGAACAGGCCCACGAAGGTGGCTTCCATGAAGAAGGCCATCAGCCCCTCGATGGCCAGCGGCGCGCCGAAGATGTCGCCGACGTAGTGGCTGTAGTAGCTCCAGTTCATGCCGAACTGGAACTCCATGACCACGCCGGTGGCCACGCCCATCGCAAAGTTGATGCCGAACAGCACGCCCCAGAACTTGGTCATGTCGCGCCAGATCACGCGGCCCGTCATCACGTAGACGGTTTCCATGATTGCGAGAATGATCGACAGCCCGAGCGTCAGCGGCACGAACAAGAAGTGGTAGAGCGCCGTGGCGGCGAACTGCAGGCGCGATAGCGCAACGATGTCGAGGTCCATGGGGTGGCTTCCTTTGTATTCCCTGTTTCGGTCTTTGGCTTCGGTCGGTTCAGTCGGGCCGCAGCGCGTTCAGCGCGGTGTCGAAGGCGGAGCTGCCGCGCCGCAGTTCGGCAACGATGCGCCCCTGCCGCATGCACACCAGGCGGTCGGCCAGCGCGGCCTCGCGCCGCAGGTGCGTGGCGATCAGCAGCGTGCGCGAACCGGCCTGCGCGCAC from Variovorax sp. V93 includes the following:
- a CDS encoding cytochrome ubiquinol oxidase subunit I translates to MDLDIVALSRLQFAATALYHFLFVPLTLGLSIILAIMETVYVMTGRVIWRDMTKFWGVLFGINFAMGVATGVVMEFQFGMNWSYYSHYVGDIFGAPLAIEGLMAFFMEATFVGLFFFGWDKLSKVGHLIATWAVAIGSNFSALWILIANGWMQNPVGAAFNPQTMRMEVTDFFAVLTNPVAQAKFVHTVSAGYVCAAVFVLGVSAWYVLKGRHLELAKRSMTVAASFGLAASLSVVVLGDESGYLSTEHQKMKLAAIEAMWETHPAPAAFTAFGFPDQESRETHYAIHIPAVMGLIGTRSLNTVIPGIDELVKRAETRIREGIKAYDALQQIRSAGSTQTVTQGVRDTFENGGADMGYALLLKRYVDDPRNATPEQITKAAWDTVPQVAPLFWLFRIMVGIGVLLIVLTATFFVLSTRRRLDSHRWLLRIAVLAIPLPWIAIESGWLVAEFGRQPWVIEGVLPTAVAVSNLGVKTLLLTLAGFVAIYTTLLIIEMKLMLKAIRKGPEAEHAPDEGDTLSHIPPAHAGAAVIPSTGSAA